tatatatatatatatatatatatatatatatatatatatatatatatatataaacaaataaatataaagtttgtagtattagaacagctaaaattagataatgcgacatatagaagaataaaagaaagtaaatggataaatagactgaacacaattatgccagcgggactcaacagaaaagaatgaactaattcattccaataaatatataaaagttaaaaataattaaataaacaaaattaattaaaaaattgtgcatgctgatgcgctggggagaccatatgaaggctgatcctcagagccagcattgcatgataatataaatataagtttatataaaataatgttaattagaattaatatagatttaaagatataagtaaaagtgatgtcacatatagaacaccattacatcatgtaagaataaatcatggatttgaatataaacaataacaagtagttgtcatgctgtcaaacacctataaatacctccaatgttttgattcaaacacaggctcccttgagaaagatatgtacaacatatcaaaagttgggcagctggctctttgagctatatatatatatatatatatatatatatatataatattatatatatatatatatatatatattaaagaagcAGTTTATTACATTAAATCAACAGTCCCATTGTATTAAACATGTTTGCACATAAAAACCCACATGTTGAACTACAGTCAGAGGAAGTTACTTTAATTCCTGACCCGTTAATGCCATACAAGTTTCATGTAATTGAAACCTATACTCCCGTTTTGAATTAGAAGTGTGTGCACGTGATGGGGATGTTCTAATAGCTTCTTTCCACACCCTTAAGCAGCTGAAATTTATGAAAGATTGAAGAATCTAAAGAAGCTTGGCAACACAGATACCGTAATTGATTTTTAACATTTCATAGTGGTTGTATGCAAGAACTTACTGGAGTGCATGCAAGGTTTAGTCTCAGACCTGGTAGATGACTAAAAAACCTTCCAGACAGCTGTTCTCTTTGCTGATAGTTCTTGAGACCAGTATAATTATTTAAACTTTAATTGCTTCTTACTACCACTATTATTGAACACCAGAAATATTTAAACCTCTGTAACCAATTGAAACTGCTATTATCTGCATGTGACCTGGTGCAGGAGACGTTGCAGATTGCAGGCATTTGTTGATGTTGTTGGGAATTTTTTTATAACATCTATTGGTCAAATTAAGTGCTCACCTAGTAGTAGCACCACCACTTGAAGTGCTGGCTGGGGAGAGACACAAGACCTACAGGGAGCGTTATTGACTTTTGCACTCCCACGGGTTAGGGAGGAAATTTGGATGGGGATAGTTTacttcattgtgctttattaacCCCTGCTGGTTATTGACGCCCGTTGGCAAGTGATGGGGCAACATTTGAAAATTATAGTAAAATTTgggataaataaattaaacaaacaaaaggaatcGGAACAACAAAATCGAGAAGTaaatctgattaacaaaacatttttgttggtcaaaataaaatggcatttgctGTGATTGTGTGCAGGGAATGGTCTTCAGGAAGAAATGTAATCCTAGCCTGCTCTGCCTTGAAAAAACTATACAGGCAGATATTGGCGATGGGGTCTGAGATTCTAGATTCCATTACTGATGAGAAGTTCCCAAGTAAAgacatgctgtttgtgttcctgCATGGGACCATAGAGCTCATCACTAAGCGGCTTGCAGCACGGAAAGGGCATTACATGGCAGAAAATTTAATACAGTCCCAGTTTGATGCACTGGAGCCACCAGCTGAACCCGAGAATTTCATTACTGTGGAAATAGCAAAAAGCACAACCGAAATTATGGCTGAGATTGAGAATGCTCTTTGTAACCATGGAAACTGTTTGAGTTGACTGCACTGAGAGGACAGCTGGCACaccaacaaattaattaaattctgAGTGACATCGAGTGACTGCAACCTTTAAGCTCAGTTATGAAgtttaataaagtttatttttgaacATTGAATGtatcccctcccccctcccccggCTGGCTGAAGATGTGATCACCACTGGTATGTACT
The sequence above is a segment of the Polyodon spathula isolate WHYD16114869_AA chromosome 2, ASM1765450v1, whole genome shotgun sequence genome. Coding sequences within it:
- the LOC121299270 gene encoding probable gluconokinase isoform X1: MILVIMGVCGSGKTTVGSCLGNKLGWTFYDADDYHPKGNKDKMSSGIPLNDQDRIPWLQILHDIIIREWSSGRNVILACSALKKLYRQILAMGSEILDSITDEKFPSKDMLFVFLHGTIELITKRLAARKGHYMAENLIQSQFDALEPPAEPENFITVEIAKSTTEIMAEIENALCNHGNCLS
- the LOC121299270 gene encoding probable gluconokinase isoform X2 — encoded protein: MSSGIPLNDQDRIPWLQILHDIIIREWSSGRNVILACSALKKLYRQILAMGSEILDSITDEKFPSKDMLFVFLHGTIELITKRLAARKGHYMAENLIQSQFDALEPPAEPENFITVEIAKSTTEIMAEIENALCNHGNCLS